The DNA segment GGGCGCTTGATGCCTGCATTGGAGAGATGCTGCACGCGGATCGCGATCTCGTGCTGGCGCTGGGCTCCCAGGCTGTAGCCCAGGCCCAGGTGGGATGCGAAGTTGTAGCGGGTGCTGAATTCCTTGTGGGGCGTGTGGTAGCGCTTGTCCATGTAGGTGATGCCGACCCCGCCTTCCAGGAACCACGGCGAGCGGCCGTTGTCGGGCCGCAGCCGGAAAGTGGGCGTGATGCCGGCGAGGGTGGCGTGGCTGGAGCCGCCGTCCACACTGTCGTAGGACCACCGGCTGGCGTAGATGTCCCAGTAGCCGCGTACTTCGCTGCCCCAGAGTTCGCTGCGCCAGGATGTCCACGGCAGGGTGACGCCCACCGTGGCGGAGTCGGTCTGGTGCTCCGCCCAGCCTCCCTGCACATACA comes from the Paracidovorax avenae ATCC 19860 genome and includes:
- a CDS encoding acyloxyacyl hydrolase: MHHSFMKRLVAPLAARGAFFILAAAAAAGVHAQTAGSEGPSVYVQGGWAEHQTDSATVGVTLPWTSWRSELWGSEVRGYWDIYASRWSYDSVDGGSSHATLAGITPTFRLRPDNGRSPWFLEGGVGITYMDKRYHTPHKEFSTRYNFASHLGLGYSLGAQRQHEIAIRVQHLSNAGIKRPNPGENFVQLRYAYHF